One Micavibrio aeruginosavorus ARL-13 genomic window carries:
- a CDS encoding ABC transporter ATP-binding protein, whose translation MSNILLDVKGLEKTFHQADQSLTILKDLDLQLRAGEIAALVGPSGAGKSTLLQMIGLLDKPTGGTIMVGDKDASNLNDSARTSLRRDSIGFVYQFHNLQPEFSAQENVMIPQMIAGKSRADAMARADKLLGALGLAHRLDHRPARLSGGEQQRVAIARAIANKPRILLADEPTGNLDPHTADHVFEMLIQLTRSAGIGALIATHNMDLAKRMDRVLELKDGKITVR comes from the coding sequence ATGAGTAACATTCTGCTGGACGTTAAGGGCCTCGAAAAAACATTTCATCAGGCGGATCAAAGCCTGACGATCCTGAAGGACCTCGACCTGCAACTGCGCGCTGGCGAAATTGCCGCGTTGGTGGGGCCATCGGGTGCGGGTAAATCGACCTTGCTGCAGATGATTGGCCTGCTCGATAAACCGACGGGCGGCACGATTATGGTTGGTGATAAAGACGCCAGCAACCTGAACGATTCCGCACGTACATCGCTGCGCCGCGATTCTATCGGCTTCGTGTATCAGTTTCACAATCTGCAACCGGAATTCAGCGCGCAGGAAAACGTGATGATCCCGCAGATGATTGCCGGCAAATCGCGGGCCGATGCCATGGCACGGGCGGATAAATTGCTGGGCGCCCTTGGTCTGGCCCACCGGTTGGATCACCGTCCGGCGCGCCTGTCCGGTGGGGAACAGCAACGCGTGGCCATTGCCCGCGCAATTGCGAACAAACCGCGCATCCTGCTGGCCGATGAACCTACGGGCAACCTCGACCCGCATACGGCGGACCATGTGTTTGAAATGCTGATCCAATTGACCCGTTCGGCGGGGATTGGGGCGTTGATCGCCACGCACAACATGGATCTGGCCAAACGCATGGACCGGGTGTTGGAACTGAAAGACGGGAAAATTACGGTCCGTTAA
- a CDS encoding biotin--[acetyl-CoA-carboxylase] ligase, producing MSIRWDCRVYDSLPSTQDVVRTELLSGASEGLVVQAEVQTAGRGRRGNQWVSPVGNLYMSILLKPACAPALAGQMAFVVALAVADAAHELTGQQGDGLTLKWPNDILVDGVKCAGILLESDLGPTGLVDALIIGTGININAAPTDRIGLAQLAGHELDVITVRDRVLHHLGRLYTRWKNDGFSWVRDAWMARAHGLNTPITARLHGGDVSGTFLGIDDNGALLLQTPDGSVQIVHAGEVYFPNNA from the coding sequence ATGAGCATTCGCTGGGACTGTCGTGTGTATGACAGTCTTCCATCGACTCAGGATGTCGTCCGGACGGAATTATTGTCCGGCGCATCTGAAGGGCTGGTGGTGCAGGCGGAGGTTCAAACCGCGGGCCGTGGACGCCGTGGCAATCAATGGGTGTCGCCCGTTGGCAATCTGTATATGTCGATTTTGCTGAAACCGGCTTGCGCGCCTGCGCTGGCCGGGCAAATGGCCTTTGTCGTTGCGCTGGCCGTGGCCGATGCGGCGCATGAACTGACCGGGCAGCAGGGCGATGGACTGACCCTGAAATGGCCGAATGATATTCTAGTCGATGGGGTGAAATGTGCGGGCATTTTGCTGGAAAGCGATCTGGGCCCGACGGGGTTGGTGGATGCGCTGATTATCGGTACGGGTATCAATATCAATGCCGCCCCGACGGACCGGATCGGTCTGGCGCAACTGGCCGGGCATGAATTGGATGTCATCACCGTGCGGGACCGGGTTTTGCACCATTTGGGCCGCCTTTATACACGCTGGAAAAACGATGGTTTTTCATGGGTGCGTGATGCGTGGATGGCACGGGCGCATGGGTTAAACACACCGATTACGGCACGCCTGCATGGCGGGGATGTGTCGGGGACATTCCTTGGTATTGATGATAACGGGGCCCTGTTGCTCCAAACCCCGGATGGATCGGTGCAAATCGTTCATGCGGGTGAGGTCTATTTTCCAAACAACGCTTAA
- a CDS encoding DUF1467 family protein yields the protein MTWFTGIVVYLLIWWVTLFVVLPWKVQPPRRPEPGMASSAPIAANMGIKCVVTTVIAAFLWVCVYVLIDSGIIDYRYIASQMQ from the coding sequence ATGACCTGGTTTACCGGAATCGTTGTGTATCTTCTGATTTGGTGGGTGACTTTATTCGTGGTTTTGCCATGGAAGGTCCAGCCGCCGCGCAGGCCGGAGCCGGGCATGGCCTCCAGCGCCCCGATCGCCGCCAATATGGGAATTAAATGCGTTGTCACAACGGTCATAGCCGCGTTCCTCTGGGTTTGCGTTTATGTGTTGATTGACAGTGGGATAATAGATTATCGATATATCGCCAGCCAGATGCAGTAA
- the dnaE gene encoding DNA polymerase III subunit alpha, translating into MEIRHKFGLMAAMSKPHANFVHLHTHSAYSLAEGAIKVKDLVKLCQKKSMPAAAITDTGNLFGAMEFALEAAKGGVQPIIGCQMRLGVEGHHLVLLVQNTQGYKNISWLVSQSFMAAESATDDPHITWENLDGHSDGLICLSGGVKGPIGQYLLHNQPKPAEESLKRLTKLFDGRFYIELQRHDLREEDQIEEALIDLAYKHNIPLVATNDCYFATEDMYEAHDALLCIAGGRYITEADRRRETREHYFKSAAEMEALFSDLPEAIENTVRIAQRCSFLLKPINPILPPFATEGGRTEVDELKVQAEEGLNWRLQNFVFTETMDEATRAEVAKPYHDRLAFELNVIVQMGFPGYFLIVSDFIKWAKDNNIPVGPGRGSGAGSVVAWSLKITDLDPLHFGLLFERFLNPERVSMPDFDVDFCQDRRDEVIRYVQNRYGYDHVAQIITFGQLKARAVVRDVGRVLQMSYGQVDRIAKMIPNNPANPITLEEALEQDPDLKNELYKDETTSKLVDIALQLEGLYRHASTHAAGVVIGDRPLHELVPLYREPGTDMPVTQFNMKYVEQAGLVKFDFLGLKTMTVIQKAVELIKESKGEDINILQVPLDDQKTYKMLAEGKTVGVFQLESSGMRSTLTGMKPNRLEDIIALVSLYRPGPMDNIPRYISIKEGKEDPDYMHPLLKPYLEETYGIMIYQEQVMQAAQALSGYSLGGADLLRRAMGKKIKAEMDAQRQKFVDGAKEHNNVDPEQAGYIFDQIDKFAGYGFNKSHAAAYALIAYWTGWLKANYPTEFMAASMTLDAGNTDKLAIFKQEIDKMGLSLLPPDVNESKTMFSVEGDAVRYALAALKGVGAQAMERIVVERDTNGKYKTLADFATRMDAAGMNKRQIEQMASAGAFDKLHPDRASVYGGAEIIMRYAQSLAQEKAAGQASLFGGGPAGGGSGLGLPEFPKVDPWDPLEKLKHEFDAVGFYLSAHPLDTKAAQLERMKIVTMANVEEQLATRHAVSVDMAGVLLKKQIKVSQKSGNKFAFLQLSDSSGVYEVVIFSETLARSKDFLEPGEALLLKAAAEMQDDQVRLTVHDLRPLDDALAGKIREVRIVMTDAAPVQKLKDLLDVEGRGPARVFVHVPLNDVEYAEITLPGSWSFSAQARQALQKTHGVGEVQEL; encoded by the coding sequence TTGGAAATCCGCCATAAATTCGGTTTAATGGCGGCCATGTCCAAACCGCACGCAAATTTTGTCCATTTGCACACCCATTCCGCCTATTCATTGGCGGAAGGGGCGATCAAGGTTAAGGACCTCGTCAAACTCTGCCAGAAAAAATCCATGCCGGCGGCGGCCATTACCGATACGGGGAACCTGTTCGGTGCAATGGAATTCGCGCTGGAGGCCGCCAAGGGCGGTGTGCAACCCATCATCGGGTGCCAGATGCGTCTGGGTGTTGAGGGGCATCATCTGGTTCTGTTGGTACAGAATACGCAAGGGTACAAGAACATCAGCTGGCTGGTCAGCCAGTCTTTCATGGCCGCCGAAAGCGCCACCGATGATCCGCACATTACGTGGGAAAATCTGGACGGCCATTCTGATGGTTTGATTTGCCTGAGTGGTGGAGTTAAGGGGCCAATTGGGCAGTATCTTCTGCACAATCAACCCAAGCCTGCCGAAGAATCCTTAAAGCGTTTGACCAAGCTTTTTGACGGGCGGTTTTATATCGAACTGCAACGCCACGATCTGCGCGAAGAAGATCAGATTGAAGAGGCGTTGATCGACCTGGCCTATAAACACAACATTCCGTTGGTGGCCACCAACGATTGCTATTTCGCGACCGAGGATATGTACGAAGCGCATGATGCACTGCTGTGCATTGCCGGTGGGCGTTATATTACCGAAGCCGACCGCCGCCGCGAAACGCGTGAACATTATTTTAAAAGTGCGGCGGAAATGGAGGCCTTGTTCTCCGACCTTCCCGAAGCGATTGAAAACACGGTGCGGATTGCGCAACGCTGTTCCTTCCTGCTGAAACCGATCAATCCCATTTTGCCGCCCTTTGCCACCGAAGGTGGACGGACCGAAGTCGATGAATTGAAGGTGCAGGCGGAAGAGGGCCTGAACTGGCGTTTGCAGAATTTTGTCTTCACCGAAACGATGGACGAGGCGACCCGCGCCGAAGTGGCCAAACCCTATCACGACCGATTGGCGTTTGAACTGAACGTGATCGTGCAAATGGGGTTCCCCGGTTACTTCCTGATCGTTTCTGATTTTATCAAATGGGCGAAGGATAATAACATTCCGGTGGGGCCGGGACGGGGATCGGGTGCGGGTTCCGTTGTCGCATGGTCGTTGAAAATTACCGACCTTGATCCGCTGCATTTCGGTTTGCTGTTCGAACGTTTCTTGAACCCCGAACGTGTATCTATGCCGGACTTCGACGTGGACTTTTGTCAGGATCGACGGGACGAAGTGATCCGGTATGTGCAAAACCGTTACGGTTACGACCACGTGGCCCAGATTATTACGTTCGGTCAGTTGAAAGCCCGCGCCGTTGTGCGTGACGTGGGGCGTGTCTTGCAAATGTCGTATGGCCAGGTGGACCGGATCGCGAAAATGATCCCGAACAACCCGGCCAACCCGATCACGCTTGAAGAAGCGCTGGAGCAAGATCCGGACCTGAAAAACGAATTGTACAAGGACGAAACGACCTCAAAACTGGTCGACATTGCCTTGCAATTGGAAGGGTTATACCGCCATGCCTCAACCCACGCCGCCGGTGTGGTGATTGGCGATCGCCCATTGCATGAATTGGTGCCGCTCTACCGCGAACCGGGCACGGACATGCCGGTGACGCAGTTCAACATGAAATATGTTGAACAGGCGGGATTGGTGAAATTCGACTTCCTCGGCCTGAAAACCATGACGGTTATTCAGAAAGCGGTGGAGTTGATCAAGGAATCCAAGGGCGAGGATATCAATATCCTGCAAGTACCTTTGGATGACCAAAAAACATACAAAATGCTGGCCGAGGGCAAGACGGTTGGTGTGTTCCAGCTTGAAAGTTCCGGCATGCGCTCCACCCTGACGGGGATGAAGCCGAACCGGTTGGAAGATATTATCGCCCTCGTGTCCCTGTATCGTCCCGGCCCGATGGATAACATTCCGCGCTATATTTCCATTAAGGAAGGCAAGGAAGACCCCGACTACATGCATCCGTTGCTGAAGCCGTATCTGGAAGAAACATACGGCATCATGATCTATCAGGAACAGGTGATGCAGGCGGCGCAGGCCTTGTCCGGTTACTCACTCGGCGGCGCTGACTTGCTTCGTCGCGCCATGGGTAAAAAGATTAAGGCCGAGATGGACGCGCAACGGCAGAAATTCGTCGATGGCGCCAAAGAACACAACAACGTCGATCCCGAACAGGCCGGATATATTTTCGACCAGATCGATAAATTCGCCGGATATGGTTTCAACAAATCCCACGCCGCAGCCTATGCCCTGATTGCGTATTGGACCGGGTGGCTGAAGGCCAATTACCCGACTGAATTTATGGCGGCGTCCATGACGCTGGATGCTGGCAACACCGACAAACTGGCGATTTTCAAACAGGAAATCGACAAGATGGGCCTGTCGCTTTTGCCGCCGGATGTGAATGAATCAAAAACCATGTTCTCGGTCGAGGGCGATGCGGTGCGTTACGCGCTGGCCGCACTGAAGGGCGTGGGCGCGCAGGCGATGGAACGCATCGTCGTCGAACGTGATACCAACGGTAAATATAAAACGCTGGCCGATTTCGCAACGCGTATGGACGCGGCCGGTATGAACAAACGCCAGATTGAACAGATGGCCAGCGCCGGCGCGTTTGATAAATTGCATCCCGACCGGGCCAGCGTGTATGGCGGGGCCGAAATTATTATGCGCTACGCCCAGTCACTGGCGCAGGAAAAGGCCGCGGGGCAGGCCAGCCTGTTTGGCGGCGGTCCGGCTGGCGGTGGATCGGGATTGGGGCTGCCGGAATTTCCCAAGGTCGATCCGTGGGATCCGCTGGAAAAATTGAAACATGAATTTGATGCGGTTGGTTTCTATCTGTCCGCGCACCCGCTGGATACCAAGGCGGCGCAGCTGGAACGCATGAAAATCGTGACCATGGCCAACGTGGAAGAACAATTGGCCACGCGCCATGCCGTATCGGTTGATATGGCCGGGGTGCTGTTGAAGAAACAGATCAAAGTGTCACAGAAATCAGGAAACAAATTCGCGTTCCTGCAACTCTCTGACTCCTCCGGCGTGTATGAAGTTGTGATCTTCTCCGAAACATTGGCGCGGTCGAAGGATTTTCTGGAACCGGGCGAAGCCTTGTTGTTAAAAGCCGCCGCCGAAATGCAGGATGATCAGGTCCGCCTGACCGTGCACGATTTGCGCCCGTTGGATGACGCGCTGGCCGGAAAAATCCGTGAGGTGCGTATTGTTATGACCGATGCGGCCCCTGTGCAGAAATTGAAAGATCTTCTGGATGTTGAAGGCCGTGGTCCGGCGCGCGTGTTTGTCCATGTGCCGTTAAACGATGTCGAATACGCCGAAATCACTTTGCCTGGATCATGGTCATTCTCGGCCCAGGCCCGGCAAGCCCTGCAAAAAACCCACGGCGTGGGTGAGGTTCAGGAGCTGTAA
- a CDS encoding lipoprotein-releasing ABC transporter permease subunit, whose protein sequence is MFSPFERMVAGRYLRARKAEGFVSVIAGFSFAGIMLGVATLIIVMSVMNGFRQELVTRILGLNGHINVYSLSAPLEDYSIMKLQIGDVPGVTSVSGIIESQALMTINGYSTGVMVRGMTRDDLMKKPVLSDHFIEGEPADFVGYSAAIGRLMSEKLNLKIGSTFTLVSPKAKVTPFGGMPSSRTFTVAMIFDVGMYEYDSNFIFVPLDAAQAFYQMGKAVSSLEIVTKNPQHLNTVKRDISLITDGVAGVYDWRDNNSSFLNALQVERNVMFLILTMIILVAAFNVISSMIMLVKDKGRDIAIMRTMGATRRSMMKIFILTGASIGVVGTFVGTALGIAFALNIESIRQFLQGLTGTELFSEEIYFLSKLPAVIDWNEVIAVIAMAFTLSILATLYPAWRAARLDPVEALRYE, encoded by the coding sequence ATGTTCTCTCCCTTTGAACGCATGGTGGCCGGACGATATTTGCGCGCGCGCAAGGCCGAAGGATTCGTATCCGTTATCGCCGGATTTTCGTTTGCCGGTATCATGCTGGGCGTGGCAACGTTGATTATCGTGATGTCGGTGATGAACGGATTCCGGCAGGAATTGGTAACCCGCATTCTGGGCCTGAATGGGCATATCAACGTCTATTCACTCAGCGCACCGCTGGAAGATTACAGCATTATGAAGTTACAGATCGGCGATGTGCCGGGTGTAACATCCGTTTCCGGCATCATCGAAAGCCAGGCCCTGATGACCATTAACGGGTATTCCACCGGCGTGATGGTCCGTGGTATGACCCGCGATGACCTGATGAAAAAGCCGGTTTTGTCTGATCACTTCATCGAAGGTGAGCCCGCGGATTTCGTGGGCTACAGCGCCGCCATCGGCCGCCTGATGTCCGAAAAATTGAATTTGAAAATCGGCAGCACGTTTACGCTGGTTTCGCCGAAGGCCAAAGTGACGCCATTTGGTGGGATGCCCAGCAGCCGGACCTTTACCGTGGCGATGATTTTCGATGTCGGTATGTATGAATATGACTCGAATTTCATTTTCGTGCCGCTGGATGCTGCACAGGCGTTTTACCAGATGGGCAAGGCCGTATCCTCACTGGAAATCGTCACCAAGAACCCGCAACATCTGAATACGGTTAAACGGGATATTTCCCTGATCACTGACGGCGTTGCCGGGGTTTATGATTGGCGTGATAACAACAGTTCGTTCCTGAACGCGTTGCAGGTGGAACGGAACGTTATGTTCCTGATCCTGACTATGATTATTCTGGTCGCGGCGTTTAACGTCATTTCATCCATGATCATGCTGGTCAAGGACAAGGGGCGCGATATTGCCATCATGCGGACCATGGGGGCCACACGACGCAGTATGATGAAAATATTTATCCTGACCGGGGCCAGCATTGGGGTCGTGGGGACGTTCGTTGGCACGGCGTTGGGTATTGCCTTTGCCCTGAACATCGAATCCATCCGTCAATTCTTGCAAGGTTTGACCGGCACGGAATTGTTCAGCGAAGAAATCTATTTCCTGTCGAAATTGCCCGCCGTGATTGATTGGAACGAAGTGATTGCCGTGATCGCCATGGCCTTTACCCTGTCCATTTTGGCGACATTGTATCCGGCATGGCGCGCCGCGCGCCTCGATCCGGTGGAGGCTCTGCGTTATGAGTAA
- the proS gene encoding proline--tRNA ligase yields the protein MSGAQAKQSASGQKVKTAITPTRGEDFPQWYQAIIKAADMAENSPVRGSMIIKPYGFALWENIQRALDDMIKAEGVQNAYFPLLIPLSFISREAEHVDGFAKECAVVTHHRLEAGPDGKLIPAPSAELEEPFVIRPTSETIIGDAMSRWVQSYRDLPLLLNQWCNVMRWEMRTRLFLRTSEFLWQEGHNAFETAEDAHEDAMKMLRVYNELYENVLAMPGIMGEKTADERFPGAVRTFTIEAMMQDGKALQACTSHDLGQNFAKSCNIQFQGRDGQQHHAYTTSWGLSTRSIGGLIMTHGDDDGMIMPPKIAPHQVTIIPIVRDDAGAAMVIERCKEISDGLRRAGFRVHFDNSDARTPDKMWGSIKRGVPVRVEIGQREAEEGTLTFIRRDLGKDSKKTVKVEEFFGTLQSVLDTMQADMLARARKFTNDNITDVKTLGDIRSFYEGGGLGFVRAPSSIINEAGLAELKKDLSLTTRCLPFADEGKTVLIGKSY from the coding sequence ATGTCCGGTGCTCAGGCGAAGCAATCTGCTTCGGGCCAGAAGGTTAAAACTGCAATTACGCCCACACGAGGCGAAGATTTTCCGCAGTGGTATCAGGCGATCATCAAGGCCGCCGATATGGCGGAAAATTCGCCTGTGCGCGGTTCCATGATCATTAAACCCTATGGCTTTGCGCTGTGGGAAAACATCCAGCGGGCACTGGATGACATGATCAAGGCCGAAGGGGTGCAGAACGCGTATTTTCCGTTGCTGATCCCGCTGAGTTTCATCAGTCGTGAAGCTGAGCATGTCGATGGGTTCGCCAAGGAATGTGCAGTTGTAACGCACCACCGTTTGGAGGCGGGTCCGGATGGAAAACTGATTCCGGCCCCGTCCGCGGAATTGGAAGAACCGTTCGTTATCCGTCCGACATCGGAAACCATTATCGGTGATGCGATGTCGCGTTGGGTGCAATCGTACCGCGATTTGCCGTTGCTGTTGAACCAATGGTGCAACGTCATGCGGTGGGAAATGCGCACGCGCCTGTTCCTGCGCACGTCCGAATTCCTGTGGCAGGAAGGGCACAATGCCTTTGAAACCGCAGAAGACGCGCATGAAGATGCGATGAAAATGCTGCGGGTTTATAACGAACTGTATGAAAACGTATTGGCGATGCCGGGCATCATGGGCGAAAAAACTGCCGATGAACGTTTCCCCGGCGCCGTGCGCACTTTCACCATCGAAGCAATGATGCAGGATGGCAAAGCGTTGCAGGCCTGTACGTCCCATGATCTGGGGCAGAATTTTGCCAAGTCATGCAATATTCAATTCCAGGGCCGTGATGGTCAGCAACACCATGCCTACACCACGTCATGGGGGCTTTCGACGCGCTCCATCGGCGGGTTGATCATGACGCATGGCGATGATGATGGCATGATCATGCCGCCGAAAATTGCACCGCACCAAGTCACCATTATCCCGATCGTTCGTGACGATGCCGGGGCCGCCATGGTGATTGAGCGTTGCAAGGAAATTTCCGACGGTCTGCGCCGTGCCGGTTTCCGCGTTCACTTCGACAATTCCGATGCCCGTACCCCCGATAAAATGTGGGGCAGCATTAAACGCGGCGTTCCGGTGCGTGTTGAAATTGGCCAACGCGAAGCGGAGGAGGGCACATTGACCTTCATTCGCCGCGATCTGGGCAAGGATTCCAAGAAAACGGTCAAGGTCGAAGAATTTTTCGGCACACTGCAATCCGTTCTGGATACGATGCAGGCCGATATGTTGGCCCGCGCCCGTAAATTCACCAATGATAACATCACCGATGTCAAAACATTGGGTGATATCCGCTCGTTCTACGAAGGTGGCGGGCTTGGGTTCGTGCGTGCGCCGTCCTCGATTATCAATGAGGCTGGTCTGGCCGAGCTGAAAAAAGATTTGTCGCTGACAACGCGATGCCTGCCATTTGCTGATGAAGGGAAAACCGTCCTGATCGGTAAATCATACTAG
- a CDS encoding ribonuclease J — MTKKNNKKTRSVEDFSIDPDFVHFIPLGGSEQFGVNLNVYGYQGKWLAIDCGIGFAGHRFPGIDLLLPDPEFIADRADDLVGLVVTHAHEDHVGAVAHLWSRLRCPIYCTAFTASVLRQKFNDLPGSSNAKIHVVSPGQMLNLAPFEMEFIHVAHSIPQAVAVAIKSPHGHIVHSGDWNLDPEPVIGDNTDAAAFKRLGDEGVLAYIGDSTNAEVPGNTLSEMEVQRGLTALFGEVKGRIAITIFASNIGRVHSICKAAEANGRSVALLGRSLHRMTGAARECGYLNDVRPFLEEDEIDSVPDENLVMIVTGSQGEARAMLARIARAEHPFIRFNRGDTVIFSARPIPGNEEEINVVKNNLSATGVHIVTPLDTNHLIHVSGHPYRDDILEMFSWVRPKIVIPVHGERVQLAAQSRLALGAQVSSSIVPNNGSVIRLDPKGAEVVDHVRTGTLAVEPSRLIPADHQAIATRRKLQFTGTVHVTLVVDDRGDLISDPRVSTMGLIDHDSPEEKKLEHDLVDEIEDLFVDLDIDAKRTDDSIAEEVRIVARRFISDILGLKPKTSVHVVRV; from the coding sequence ATGACAAAAAAGAACAATAAAAAGACGCGCAGCGTCGAAGATTTCTCCATCGATCCCGATTTCGTTCACTTCATCCCGCTGGGTGGCAGTGAGCAATTTGGCGTGAACCTGAACGTCTATGGGTATCAGGGCAAATGGCTGGCCATCGATTGTGGTATCGGTTTTGCCGGGCACCGTTTCCCGGGCATTGATCTGCTTTTGCCGGATCCGGAATTTATCGCGGATCGTGCCGATGATCTGGTCGGTTTGGTTGTGACCCATGCGCACGAAGATCACGTGGGTGCGGTTGCGCATCTGTGGTCGCGCCTGCGGTGCCCGATTTATTGCACGGCCTTTACCGCCAGCGTGTTGCGCCAGAAATTCAACGACCTGCCGGGCAGCAGCAATGCCAAAATCCATGTGGTGTCGCCGGGGCAGATGTTGAACCTTGCGCCGTTTGAAATGGAATTTATCCATGTGGCGCACTCAATCCCGCAGGCTGTGGCCGTTGCGATCAAATCGCCGCATGGCCATATCGTGCACAGTGGTGACTGGAACCTCGACCCCGAACCGGTCATTGGTGACAACACCGATGCCGCAGCGTTCAAACGTTTGGGCGATGAAGGGGTTCTGGCTTATATCGGCGATTCTACGAACGCCGAAGTTCCGGGCAACACGTTGTCGGAGATGGAGGTCCAGCGTGGCCTGACCGCCTTGTTCGGCGAAGTGAAAGGGCGAATTGCCATTACGATTTTTGCGTCCAACATTGGCCGCGTTCATTCCATTTGCAAGGCAGCCGAGGCCAATGGCCGGTCCGTTGCCTTGCTGGGGCGGTCCTTGCACCGCATGACTGGTGCGGCGCGTGAATGCGGATACTTGAACGATGTGCGCCCATTTTTGGAAGAGGACGAGATTGATTCCGTTCCGGACGAAAATCTGGTGATGATCGTGACGGGATCGCAGGGCGAGGCGCGGGCGATGCTGGCGCGGATTGCGCGGGCCGAACACCCGTTTATTCGTTTCAATCGCGGCGACACGGTGATTTTCTCCGCGCGCCCGATTCCGGGGAACGAAGAAGAAATCAACGTCGTGAAAAACAATCTGAGCGCGACGGGCGTGCATATCGTGACACCGCTGGATACAAACCACCTGATCCACGTATCCGGTCACCCGTACCGCGATGATATTCTGGAGATGTTCAGTTGGGTGCGCCCGAAGATCGTTATTCCGGTTCACGGCGAACGTGTGCAACTGGCGGCGCAGTCGCGGCTGGCTCTGGGGGCGCAGGTGTCCAGTTCCATCGTACCCAATAACGGGTCCGTCATCCGTCTGGACCCGAAGGGGGCCGAGGTGGTCGATCATGTTCGTACGGGCACGCTGGCGGTTGAGCCGTCCCGTCTGATCCCGGCGGATCACCAGGCGATTGCCACTCGCCGCAAGCTGCAATTTACCGGCACGGTCCATGTGACTTTGGTTGTGGACGACCGGGGTGACCTGATTTCCGATCCGCGGGTGTCGACCATGGGTCTGATTGACCACGACAGCCCGGAGGAAAAGAAGCTGGAGCATGATCTGGTCGATGAAATCGAGGATTTATTCGTCGATCTGGACATTGATGCAAAAAGGACGGATGATAGCATCGCCGAAGAAGTTCGGATCGTTGCACGCCGTTTTATCAGCGATATTCTAGGGTTAAAGCCGAAAACGTCTGTGCATGTTGTTCGTGTTTGA